The Fodinibius saliphilus genome has a segment encoding these proteins:
- a CDS encoding motility protein A has translation MLDRSTNIGFILGFTLIIGAIVLQGDIVIFASFSSFLMVSGGVVAATMINYSFEDIKNSFETIKKMMSAKSVDLRTDMELMRMFARKTRTEGLLAIDSDVANIEDDFLKNGMQLAVDGFNKESLANILRDEIQAQERQLKVSVKVLDSMAEYAPAFGMIGTVIGMVLMLQNISDPESLGAGLSVALITTLYGTILANMLLGPLAGKLQYLSKLDLNRKEMFRVGILSMVEGENPRIMEKKMLIHVDPKSRAEYKKYHEELSIGNDRDQKLYNQWIEIQDEEWETLNKNLEMETG, from the coding sequence ATGCTAGACAGATCAACAAATATCGGTTTTATACTTGGGTTTACTTTGATCATTGGAGCCATTGTGCTGCAGGGTGATATTGTTATATTTGCCAGTTTTTCATCCTTTTTAATGGTTTCTGGAGGTGTTGTAGCAGCTACAATGATCAACTATAGTTTCGAAGACATCAAGAACAGTTTCGAAACAATTAAAAAGATGATGAGCGCAAAATCGGTGGATCTCAGGACAGATATGGAGCTTATGCGCATGTTTGCCAGAAAGACACGAACCGAGGGATTGTTGGCAATTGATTCTGATGTAGCGAACATTGAAGATGATTTTTTAAAAAACGGTATGCAATTGGCTGTAGATGGATTTAATAAGGAAAGCTTGGCGAATATCCTCAGAGATGAAATTCAGGCGCAGGAGCGACAGTTAAAAGTTTCTGTTAAGGTATTAGACTCTATGGCTGAGTATGCCCCTGCCTTTGGAATGATTGGAACAGTAATAGGTATGGTACTGATGTTACAAAATATTTCGGATCCAGAATCGCTGGGGGCAGGATTATCGGTGGCATTAATTACAACCCTGTATGGAACTATCCTTGCAAATATGCTGCTGGGCCCTTTGGCCGGTAAATTGCAGTATTTGAGCAAATTGGATCTGAACAGGAAAGAGATGTTCAGAGTAGGCATCCTTTCAATGGTGGAGGGCGAAAACCCTCGTATCATGGAGAAAAAAATGTTGATACATGTTGACCCTAAGAGCAGAGCTGAGTACAAAAAGTACCATGAAGAGCTCTCTATCGGTAACGATCGGGATCAAAAGTTATATAACCAATGGATTGAAATTCAGGATGAAGAATGGGAGACTCTGAACAAGAATCTGGAAATGGAAACTGGCTAG
- a CDS encoding OmpA/MotB family protein encodes MGDSEQESGNGNWLVTYSDLVTLLLVFFVLLYVLTPGIDQSTFNNFISHFQSSVSVVNENNASRKQPSNNTLREEWEQIKKYLEEQGLSSEVKIQRIKDGVKITLSDSLTFNSGSARLLARAKDVIEKISGVMGRDVREVKTQGHTDDVPIASNSMYRSNWHLGAARAVSVVQFMSREAPLSPHKFEASSFGEYKPVTTNDTKEGRRKNRRVEIYVRYYENVSPKTASTVKK; translated from the coding sequence ATGGGAGACTCTGAACAAGAATCTGGAAATGGAAACTGGCTAGTAACGTACAGCGACCTGGTAACACTTTTATTAGTGTTCTTTGTGCTGTTGTATGTACTTACACCCGGTATCGATCAATCCACTTTCAATAATTTTATTTCTCACTTTCAATCGTCTGTGAGTGTTGTTAACGAGAATAATGCTTCTCGAAAACAACCGAGTAATAACACGTTGCGTGAAGAGTGGGAGCAGATTAAGAAGTATTTAGAAGAACAGGGGCTTTCTTCTGAGGTTAAAATACAACGTATTAAAGATGGCGTAAAAATCACTCTTAGTGATTCTCTAACCTTCAACAGTGGGTCGGCACGTTTATTAGCCCGGGCTAAAGATGTGATAGAAAAGATAAGCGGTGTTATGGGGCGAGATGTACGAGAAGTTAAAACACAGGGACATACCGACGATGTGCCCATCGCCAGTAATTCTATGTATCGGTCTAACTGGCACCTTGGCGCTGCTAGAGCCGTTTCGGTAGTTCAATTTATGAGTAGGGAAGCGCCCCTGTCGCCTCACAAGTTTGAAGCCAGTAGTTTTGGAGAGTATAAACCGGTTACAACTAATGATACAAAGGAAGGCAGGCGCAAGAATCGTCGGGTTGAGATATACGTAAGGTATTATGAAAACGTATCACCGAAAACGGCCAGTACCGTAAAGAAATGA
- a CDS encoding FliH/SctL family protein, with the protein MEDQKIFNTDQVSWYEDDNNQLDYQVAFEEADSFQADRSIQKDETNDVEPEGRQVDVQELLKERDKKWKERLKKSRAAAYSKGVEQGKEQGYQEAKEEFKQKEKQLETMFEQAHKEWHERHEALNPGLLDLSFEIAEEIVGIPVENPEIRELMKEELSVLLHGAEEEVKPLLRVCESDYQYVKDLVEKYAPEATLTIRVSEDCNPGEFEFETDKKMVVYRFKEILNDFRENLSLPSWK; encoded by the coding sequence ATGGAAGACCAAAAAATATTTAATACCGATCAGGTTAGCTGGTATGAAGATGACAATAACCAACTGGACTACCAGGTTGCATTTGAGGAGGCTGATAGTTTTCAAGCTGATCGGTCTATTCAAAAGGATGAGACTAATGATGTTGAGCCTGAAGGCCGGCAGGTGGATGTTCAAGAATTGCTTAAGGAACGAGATAAAAAGTGGAAGGAACGGTTAAAGAAATCACGGGCTGCTGCTTATTCAAAAGGAGTAGAGCAAGGTAAAGAGCAGGGGTACCAAGAAGCAAAAGAAGAGTTTAAGCAAAAAGAGAAACAACTTGAAACTATGTTTGAGCAAGCCCATAAAGAGTGGCATGAAAGACATGAGGCGTTAAATCCCGGTTTGCTGGACTTGTCATTCGAAATTGCAGAAGAGATCGTAGGCATACCTGTAGAAAATCCTGAGATTAGAGAATTAATGAAGGAGGAACTATCAGTGTTATTGCATGGTGCTGAAGAAGAGGTTAAACCACTTCTTCGTGTTTGCGAAAGCGACTATCAATATGTAAAAGATTTGGTGGAAAAGTATGCACCCGAAGCCACCTTGACAATTCGAGTTAGTGAGGATTGTAATCCGGGCGAATTTGAGTTCGAAACAGATAAAAAGATGGTCGTTTACCGGTTTAAGGAGATATTAAATGATTTTAGAGAAAACCTATCACTCCCTTCATGGAAATAA
- a CDS encoding flagellar basal body-associated FliL family protein, producing the protein MGKGKKDKNTSVDSKKRKAKASKFRTIGKYFLIVLLIGGQAFLSYYIISKNYEAIYSYIDSFFPPQTGKYQLEQIIINPANTNGKRYLLVQLSLELVKKEDINLLKEKKSKIRNDLIKYLSARSVSELQGIKGKEDLRLDLIRIINQAIGRRSVRNLYYSKYVMQ; encoded by the coding sequence ATGGGTAAAGGTAAAAAAGATAAAAACACTTCTGTTGATAGTAAGAAACGGAAGGCAAAAGCGTCAAAATTTCGAACAATTGGAAAATATTTCCTAATTGTTTTATTAATCGGCGGACAAGCTTTTCTGTCTTACTATATCATTTCAAAAAATTATGAAGCTATCTATAGCTATATAGATAGCTTTTTTCCACCTCAGACGGGTAAATACCAGTTGGAGCAAATTATCATAAATCCGGCAAATACTAACGGCAAACGGTATTTATTGGTTCAATTATCCCTTGAATTGGTTAAGAAAGAGGATATTAACCTTTTAAAGGAGAAGAAATCCAAAATTCGTAATGACCTTATTAAGTATCTTTCTGCACGGTCAGTGTCTGAGCTGCAGGGTATAAAAGGGAAAGAGGACTTACGGTTAGATCTGATTAGGATAATAAATCAAGCAATTGGCAGACGTTCGGTACGCAATTTGTATTACTCTAAGTACGTAATGCAATGA
- the fliJ gene encoding flagellar export protein FliJ, whose translation MKFDFSLEPVLKVRKHEEKLQKQKLAEKMSKKKAIASKKEKLKEKLKAHLDTADVNDFRNLHDLKRHRRYINSLHKEVEELNNNLRIVENAIEQERDKLAEVHKKRHIMEKIKEEEHELFLEKLSRQQRKMMDEIATQSYSK comes from the coding sequence ATGAAGTTTGATTTTTCCTTAGAGCCGGTTTTGAAAGTCCGGAAACATGAAGAAAAGCTTCAGAAGCAGAAGCTTGCTGAAAAGATGTCGAAAAAGAAGGCTATCGCTAGCAAAAAGGAAAAGCTTAAAGAAAAATTGAAAGCTCATCTTGATACAGCTGATGTGAATGATTTTCGGAATCTGCATGATTTGAAGCGCCACCGAAGATATATAAACTCACTGCACAAAGAGGTTGAAGAGCTAAATAATAATTTGAGAATTGTAGAAAATGCTATAGAGCAAGAACGTGATAAATTAGCTGAAGTCCATAAAAAGCGTCATATCATGGAAAAAATAAAAGAAGAAGAACATGAGCTTTTTCTGGAAAAACTTTCAAGGCAACAGCGAAAAATGATGGATGAGATCGCTACGCAATCTTATAGCAAATAA
- a CDS encoding flagellar motor switch protein FliM, with protein sequence METQKSEQKLNNVKYVESYDFKQPKLFSKEIMRNLRSLHDMFARSLSRIFSSALRQKVDVSLQKIDQLSANKFINKIKSPSAIYLLSVEKFAGNIIMVIPPAFCIHLVERQSGGYGGQISERRTLTTIEEKIISRIVNRINEEVMIAWEPYMEFDIASSAYESKPENIHLASVDPTIVVKLKIGFEDHSVKVHLSYPYSLLKEAMNNSVLKKGKKTETEKLTDEQLESYKYTLSNAGVHIKPLLGSTKLSIDDIIDLEEGDVIPLNQRTDQPLDILVNNVHKMSGYPGVLHGRRAVKVFEMIEEINEQEVI encoded by the coding sequence ATGGAAACTCAGAAGTCTGAGCAAAAGCTTAATAATGTAAAATATGTAGAGTCTTACGACTTTAAGCAGCCCAAGCTTTTTAGTAAGGAGATTATGCGAAATCTTCGCTCTCTCCATGATATGTTTGCTCGTAGTTTAAGCAGGATTTTCAGTAGTGCACTCCGTCAGAAGGTGGATGTGTCACTGCAAAAAATTGATCAGCTTTCTGCAAACAAATTTATAAATAAGATAAAAAGCCCAAGCGCAATATATCTTCTTTCTGTAGAGAAGTTTGCTGGGAATATAATAATGGTGATTCCCCCTGCCTTTTGTATCCATCTAGTAGAACGACAAAGTGGTGGATACGGCGGTCAGATATCAGAAAGAAGAACGCTTACCACAATAGAAGAGAAAATTATTTCCCGGATTGTAAACAGGATTAACGAAGAGGTTATGATTGCCTGGGAACCCTATATGGAATTTGATATTGCTTCGTCAGCATACGAGAGCAAGCCAGAGAATATTCATTTAGCGTCAGTAGATCCGACTATCGTCGTAAAGCTGAAAATTGGGTTTGAAGATCATAGTGTGAAAGTCCACCTCTCTTATCCGTATAGCTTGCTTAAAGAGGCTATGAACAACTCGGTTTTGAAAAAAGGTAAAAAGACTGAAACGGAGAAATTAACAGATGAACAGCTGGAATCATATAAGTATACCCTTTCTAATGCCGGTGTACATATTAAGCCGTTGTTGGGCTCTACGAAGCTTTCTATTGATGATATTATAGATCTTGAAGAGGGGGATGTTATTCCGCTTAACCAGCGTACAGACCAGCCGTTAGATATACTCGTCAATAATGTACATAAGATGTCGGGTTACCCCGGGGTATTGCATGGTCGACGAGCAGTAAAAGTATTTGAAATGATAGAAGAAATTAACGAACAGGAAGTCATATAA
- a CDS encoding flagellar biosynthetic protein FliO: MDLRNKLSSLNVPPKKILKVVLGLSAVLLLIWVMTLSHVDYSGGASASQYLQKKQSADTTAVTKVTGLSPQKASTKEGSSSIFTNGMVTFMVLLLILVGVWFWVDKKGSSDAAQKVQREIDTQILGEGAQLQIVEVNNEIWVLGVTSTAVNLLHRYSQVEWTEQMPKEETAGNEMFAKLFKSKL, encoded by the coding sequence ATGGATCTTCGTAATAAATTATCGTCTTTAAATGTACCGCCTAAAAAGATATTGAAGGTCGTATTGGGACTTTCAGCAGTATTGCTACTCATTTGGGTAATGACACTTTCGCACGTCGATTATAGTGGAGGTGCAAGCGCATCGCAATATCTTCAAAAAAAACAGTCTGCAGATACCACGGCGGTTACAAAAGTAACCGGATTGTCCCCTCAAAAAGCGAGTACCAAAGAGGGTTCTTCGAGTATTTTTACTAATGGGATGGTCACCTTTATGGTTTTGCTGCTTATTCTTGTCGGTGTTTGGTTTTGGGTTGATAAGAAAGGCAGTTCTGATGCTGCGCAAAAAGTGCAGCGCGAAATCGATACCCAGATTTTGGGCGAAGGGGCGCAGCTGCAAATTGTTGAAGTGAATAATGAGATCTGGGTACTGGGTGTGACATCAACTGCGGTAAACCTGTTGCATCGCTATTCGCAGGTAGAATGGACCGAGCAGATGCCTAAAGAAGAAACTGCTGGTAATGAAATGTTCGCAAAACTGTTTAAAAGTAAGTTATGA
- the fliN gene encoding flagellar motor switch protein FliN has translation MDIPKDTLEQYLPTIEEFLTSLMFEETDIEVGAFERVEKESSLEKSADTDIYLYARELNSSSDVIVVLDKEWFGLLSSIMLGIEEKEKNEQTIGLLKEFSDDLSEVVIKEAKEQDLEIAFGEVQVLSKEEMEEELMHGEYFWTKLDIEGIADEAVRAEFLLGDPATEIEQKEIEEAEEAEEQTSEQRTEISSLNDEEEEEESEFADFDAGSRSKDGKEQEVVSARHIEFAEFSEDEDSSNGTAHRMDLLKDVELDVSVELGRIELPLGKVLELAKGSVIELEKLAGEPVDVLVNGNRIALGEVVVIDEHFGVRISSLVTTKKRLAKLKNGSS, from the coding sequence ATGGATATCCCAAAAGATACACTAGAGCAGTATCTGCCTACAATAGAAGAGTTTTTAACCTCATTGATGTTTGAAGAAACAGATATCGAGGTTGGCGCTTTTGAACGGGTAGAAAAGGAATCGTCACTTGAAAAGTCAGCCGACACAGATATATATCTCTACGCTAGAGAGCTTAACAGCAGTTCTGATGTGATTGTAGTACTCGATAAAGAATGGTTTGGGCTGTTGTCGAGTATTATGTTGGGCATTGAAGAGAAGGAAAAAAATGAACAGACAATTGGTCTCTTAAAGGAGTTTTCCGATGATCTGTCGGAGGTTGTCATTAAAGAGGCCAAAGAGCAGGATTTAGAGATTGCCTTCGGTGAGGTGCAGGTCCTTTCTAAGGAGGAGATGGAAGAAGAGCTCATGCATGGAGAGTACTTTTGGACTAAGTTGGATATCGAAGGAATCGCTGATGAAGCTGTCCGGGCCGAATTTCTGTTGGGTGACCCTGCAACCGAAATTGAACAAAAAGAGATTGAAGAAGCAGAAGAGGCCGAAGAACAAACCAGTGAGCAAAGAACTGAAATTAGTTCCCTTAATGATGAGGAGGAGGAAGAAGAGAGTGAATTTGCTGATTTTGATGCGGGGTCTCGATCGAAAGACGGGAAAGAACAAGAAGTAGTTTCAGCACGCCATATCGAATTTGCGGAGTTTTCGGAAGATGAAGACAGTTCAAATGGTACTGCTCACCGTATGGATCTGCTAAAAGATGTTGAACTGGATGTTTCGGTAGAGTTGGGACGTATTGAACTGCCGCTGGGCAAGGTGTTAGAGTTGGCAAAGGGATCGGTTATCGAACTGGAAAAATTGGCTGGTGAACCAGTTGATGTGTTAGTTAATGGCAATCGCATTGCATTGGGTGAAGTGGTTGTTATTGATGAACATTTTGGTGTTCGAATATCTAGTCTCGTTACAACTAAAAAACGCTTAGCTAAACTGAAGAATGGATCTTCGTAA
- a CDS encoding FliI/YscN family ATPase translates to MEINPTDQISKHIGQIRLQLRDYPLKSKKYGKVASIVGTIIECTGLHASVGEVYGIENIMGDMIPAEVVGLKDHKALLMPYDQIKGMRSGCKVEYMGQSLTVSVGPEMLGRVVDANGDPIDQKGPILCSDHQPVHNDPPSPVEREPINEVMSTGIRAIDGLNTIGKGQRVGLFAGSGVGKSVLLGMIAKHSDADINVIALIGERGREVQEFLDETLDEELLKRSIVVAETSDKSAMSRIKAAYTATSIAEYFREKGKNVLLMMDSVTRVAMAQREVGLATGEPPTTKGYTPSVFSMLPKFLERVGKTGNGSITGIYTVLVDSDDMNEPIADAVRSILDGHIVLSRRLAHKNHYPAIDVPESISRVMPSIVTKEQRDLAGQVRDLISTYREAENLINIGAYVEGSNPKIDKAIAKREDLESFLIQDITEVDFEIDLWNTIKKIVE, encoded by the coding sequence ATGGAAATAAATCCAACCGATCAAATATCGAAACATATCGGGCAGATTCGATTACAGCTTCGTGACTACCCTCTCAAAAGTAAGAAGTATGGGAAGGTAGCCTCTATTGTAGGTACCATCATCGAATGTACCGGTTTACATGCCAGCGTAGGAGAAGTATATGGTATAGAAAATATCATGGGTGATATGATTCCGGCTGAGGTGGTAGGGTTGAAAGATCATAAAGCGCTGTTAATGCCTTATGACCAGATAAAAGGAATGCGATCGGGGTGTAAGGTTGAATATATGGGGCAGTCACTTACAGTTTCAGTAGGGCCGGAGATGCTTGGTCGTGTAGTTGATGCCAATGGTGATCCCATAGATCAAAAAGGTCCGATACTTTGTAGCGATCACCAGCCTGTACATAACGATCCCCCCTCTCCGGTAGAGCGTGAACCTATTAATGAGGTTATGTCTACCGGTATTAGAGCTATTGATGGTTTGAATACTATTGGCAAGGGACAGCGGGTAGGGTTGTTTGCAGGGTCTGGAGTTGGAAAAAGTGTGCTTTTGGGGATGATTGCGAAACATTCCGATGCTGATATCAATGTTATTGCGCTTATCGGCGAAAGGGGACGTGAGGTCCAGGAATTTTTGGATGAAACATTGGACGAAGAACTGTTGAAACGTTCAATAGTAGTTGCAGAGACATCCGATAAATCAGCAATGAGTAGAATAAAAGCAGCTTATACTGCTACTTCTATTGCGGAATATTTCCGTGAGAAAGGAAAAAATGTCCTGTTAATGATGGATTCAGTAACTCGTGTAGCCATGGCTCAAAGAGAAGTTGGGCTTGCCACAGGGGAGCCGCCAACGACTAAAGGATACACACCAAGTGTGTTTTCTATGCTCCCAAAATTCTTGGAAAGAGTAGGTAAAACAGGCAATGGAAGTATCACTGGGATTTATACTGTATTGGTTGATAGTGACGATATGAATGAGCCTATTGCCGATGCAGTACGATCAATATTAGACGGGCATATCGTGCTTTCAAGGCGATTAGCCCATAAAAATCATTATCCTGCTATTGATGTTCCTGAAAGTATTTCGCGTGTTATGCCAAGTATTGTAACGAAGGAACAGCGTGATTTGGCAGGTCAGGTTCGCGATCTGATAAGTACCTATCGCGAGGCTGAAAACCTAATCAATATTGGGGCATATGTTGAAGGGTCGAATCCGAAAATTGACAAAGCAATTGCGAAAAGAGAAGATTTGGAATCATTTTTGATACAAGATATAACGGAAGTGGACTTTGAAATTGATTTGTGGAATACAATTAAAAAGATAGTTGAATAG
- the fliG gene encoding flagellar motor switch protein FliG, with protein sequence MANENNKGGVIEDPSELTGAQKAAIFITNIGTKTAGSMMKYLKEDEVESITLAIANMDNIKPQVVDSVMNEYYRIMSKDSFMLEGGADYANQLLEELGDSVNSEKVRQKLKASSKSTAFADFQENKISQITSFLEKEHPQVVALIFSQLEEQKTAEVLGHLDEDLQAEVVFRLSTMEKISTDVIEEIEEVIKEQMGGMYATGDRLRSGTGAVAQILNEADISVERHVLSFIESRDAQMADDIKQQMFLFEDIVHFDDRTVQVIINEMEKSDLVMGLKGVDDEVKNKFLDNMSDRAGGMLQEDMDALGPVPLKDVKEAQTQIIRKIKQLEEDGQITTRKMSEEEIVE encoded by the coding sequence ATGGCTAATGAGAATAATAAAGGGGGCGTTATTGAAGATCCCAGCGAGTTAACAGGAGCTCAAAAAGCGGCAATATTTATTACCAATATCGGCACGAAAACAGCTGGATCAATGATGAAATACCTCAAGGAAGATGAGGTTGAATCCATTACCCTTGCTATTGCCAATATGGATAATATTAAACCCCAAGTAGTTGATTCGGTAATGAATGAATACTACCGAATTATGTCGAAAGACTCGTTTATGCTCGAAGGGGGTGCTGACTATGCCAACCAATTATTAGAAGAATTGGGAGATAGTGTTAACTCTGAAAAAGTTCGCCAAAAGCTGAAAGCAAGTTCTAAATCAACTGCTTTTGCTGATTTCCAGGAAAACAAGATTTCACAAATCACCTCTTTTTTAGAAAAGGAACATCCCCAGGTTGTTGCTCTCATATTTTCGCAGCTTGAAGAACAGAAAACGGCAGAAGTATTGGGGCATCTCGATGAGGATTTACAGGCCGAGGTGGTATTCCGTTTATCTACTATGGAAAAAATTTCAACAGATGTAATAGAAGAGATAGAGGAAGTAATTAAAGAACAAATGGGTGGCATGTATGCCACGGGTGATAGGCTCAGAAGTGGAACAGGTGCTGTGGCTCAAATACTGAATGAAGCCGATATCTCGGTTGAACGTCATGTATTGAGTTTCATTGAAAGCCGTGATGCACAAATGGCCGATGACATTAAGCAGCAGATGTTCCTTTTCGAAGATATTGTTCACTTCGACGACCGTACTGTCCAGGTTATTATCAACGAGATGGAGAAGAGCGATCTTGTTATGGGACTTAAAGGTGTTGATGATGAGGTTAAAAATAAGTTTCTCGACAACATGTCGGATCGTGCCGGAGGTATGCTACAGGAAGATATGGATGCCTTAGGTCCTGTACCGCTTAAAGATGTTAAGGAAGCACAAACTCAAATTATTAGGAAGATCAAACAGCTTGAGGAAGATGGCCAGATTACTACGCGAAAAATGTCTGAAGAAGAGATTGTCGAGTAA
- a CDS encoding flagellar hook assembly protein FlgD, whose protein sequence is MDVSQLGAQSSFLGQGQSAGSNKKLGQDQFLKLLVAQMKNQDPINPMDGKEFASQLAQFNSVEQLVGVNKGVSSLKQTQEMMRTEMTNSMAASLTGKSVRALSNKVNLDAGGSVDINFELNNTAEDVEIIVKDAAGSTVRTESLNGGSNGANTWTWDGRNNDGRTVAEGQYSIEVKATNGDKGVKARMFTEGTANRIRFSGDGVLISVDGVEVPIGNVETVGIQSSSS, encoded by the coding sequence ATGGATGTTAGTCAATTAGGAGCCCAGTCATCGTTTTTAGGGCAGGGCCAGTCAGCAGGAAGTAATAAAAAGCTGGGGCAAGACCAGTTTCTAAAATTACTGGTTGCCCAGATGAAGAATCAAGATCCAATAAATCCGATGGACGGGAAAGAGTTTGCTTCACAGTTGGCCCAATTTAACTCTGTAGAACAGCTTGTAGGAGTTAATAAAGGGGTCTCATCACTAAAACAGACTCAGGAAATGATGCGGACCGAGATGACGAATTCTATGGCCGCTTCGCTTACTGGGAAAAGTGTACGGGCCCTGAGTAATAAGGTGAATCTCGATGCCGGTGGTAGTGTTGATATCAATTTTGAATTGAATAACACTGCAGAAGATGTTGAGATCATCGTCAAAGATGCAGCAGGCAGTACTGTTAGAACGGAAAGCCTGAATGGAGGTTCCAATGGTGCAAATACCTGGACCTGGGACGGTCGAAATAACGACGGTCGAACGGTGGCCGAAGGGCAATACAGTATTGAGGTTAAAGCTACAAATGGAGATAAAGGTGTAAAAGCACGGATGTTTACTGAAGGTACTGCAAATAGAATCCGTTTCAGTGGTGATGGTGTTTTAATATCAGTTGACGGGGTAGAAGTACCAATCGGTAATGTTGAAACTGTGGGGATCCAGAGTTCTTCATCATAA
- the flgF gene encoding flagellar basal-body rod protein FlgF — protein MSLIKSLNAGVSGLKGFQTKMDTIGNNIANVDTTGFKSSNVTFSELMNENIGGASGGESAPSLSNQVGLGVRVASVDRDFSQGTIENTGNATDLALQGDGYFLVNAGGQDLMTRSGNFTFNKNGNLVTSSGSFVQGYNANESGTILGGGATDNVQIDFENALSPQKTTEVNLGGNLNADTSIRQVITAQSALTDSSGDLADSGTAIADLSQTSGLGGGETVTMNMTSNDGSTTTSVSYSYSSGDTVGDMLSTLNTAIDADADLDGQLRMVDGMLELKSDNLGDSDLNIDSVSVSGGTGTFNFPGFQISQEGDTKTQTMSTTVYDDLGQEHSLLLDFTQTAENTWEYEAQFADGETINSGATGTVTFDEMGQVTSGDTFAIEFEPGNGAGTTTFDGRLGNTDGTSFTQYAGANTAKVLSQDGYTQGSLVDVRINGTGTVQGVYDNGQNKDLAQLALADVQNEDGLEMVGGGLFQATSAAGEVFVDSAENFSNTDITSGALEGSNVDLAQEFTEMITAQRAYQSSARVISTSDEMLTEAVNLKR, from the coding sequence ATGTCTTTAATTAAGTCTTTAAATGCAGGGGTAAGCGGTTTGAAAGGGTTTCAAACCAAGATGGATACGATCGGAAATAACATTGCGAACGTTGATACCACAGGGTTTAAATCTTCCAATGTTACTTTTTCGGAGCTGATGAATGAAAATATAGGAGGAGCCAGCGGTGGAGAGTCTGCGCCTTCATTAAGTAACCAAGTCGGTTTGGGAGTGCGTGTTGCCTCTGTAGATCGAGATTTTAGCCAAGGAACTATTGAGAATACCGGGAACGCTACTGACCTTGCCCTACAGGGAGATGGATATTTCCTTGTCAATGCTGGTGGGCAGGACCTTATGACTCGATCCGGTAATTTTACCTTCAATAAAAATGGAAATTTAGTTACCTCTTCCGGCAGCTTTGTACAAGGATATAATGCCAATGAGTCCGGCACAATTTTGGGCGGAGGAGCAACAGATAATGTGCAAATTGACTTCGAAAATGCATTGTCTCCTCAAAAAACTACGGAAGTGAATTTAGGCGGTAACCTGAATGCTGATACCAGTATAAGACAAGTAATTACGGCACAAAGTGCTCTTACTGACAGTAGTGGAGACCTTGCTGATTCAGGAACAGCTATTGCAGACCTTAGTCAAACGTCGGGCTTAGGTGGCGGTGAGACTGTAACTATGAATATGACGTCAAATGATGGTTCGACCACAACTTCGGTTAGTTATTCTTACTCTTCTGGAGATACGGTTGGCGATATGTTAAGCACACTTAATACTGCAATTGATGCAGATGCTGATCTTGATGGACAACTTCGTATGGTAGATGGTATGCTGGAACTTAAGTCTGACAACTTGGGAGACAGCGATTTGAATATTGATTCAGTATCTGTAAGTGGTGGTACTGGGACATTTAATTTTCCGGGCTTCCAGATTTCTCAGGAAGGAGATACTAAGACTCAGACCATGAGTACAACGGTGTATGATGATCTGGGACAGGAGCATTCACTGTTACTTGATTTTACACAAACGGCCGAAAATACATGGGAGTATGAGGCACAGTTTGCTGATGGAGAAACCATCAATAGTGGGGCTACTGGAACAGTAACCTTTGACGAAATGGGACAGGTTACTTCAGGTGATACCTTTGCTATTGAGTTTGAACCCGGTAATGGTGCAGGTACTACCACCTTTGATGGGAGGTTAGGAAATACTGATGGAACTTCCTTTACACAGTATGCAGGTGCTAATACAGCCAAGGTATTAAGCCAAGACGGCTATACCCAAGGTTCTCTCGTTGATGTACGTATTAATGGTACAGGTACCGTTCAGGGAGTCTATGACAATGGGCAAAATAAGGATCTTGCCCAGTTGGCACTTGCTGATGTACAGAATGAAGACGGATTGGAAATGGTAGGCGGAGGCTTGTTTCAAGCAACGTCTGCAGCAGGAGAGGTTTTTGTAGACTCTGCAGAAAATTTTTCCAATACAGATATTACTTCAGGAGCTCTTGAAGGATCAAATGTAGATCTCGCTCAAGAGTTTACTGAAATGATTACTGCCCAGCGTGCCTACCAGTCTAGTGCACGAGTAATAAGTACTTCAGACGAAATGCTAACAGAGGCAGTGAACTTGAAACGATAA